The Nitrosopumilus sp. b3 sequence TGCATCAAGAACATCATTTCGTTGTGAATCAATAATTTCCAAATCTGCATTGATTTTAGTCTTCTTTGAATTTGTTTCCTCAATTGACTCGTTGATTTTATTTATCTGGGAATTGATATCACTTCTTACATTGTTAATTTCTTCAAGTTCGTTTTTAATTTCAGGGATTCGAAGTTCAATCTGTTGAATTCTTTTCTTTGATGCAGAAATTGCACTATTATCAATTTCATATTGTTCCATTGCAGAACTTATTTCAGCATCAAGGGAAGCTTTTGCTTGACTATAATCATTAGCTTCTGCCATTAATTGAGATTTTTCTTTTTCAAGAGATTCAATTTCAGTCCGTAGTGAAGTTCTTTCTTCGTCATATTTTGTAATCTCTGCAGTTAGAGTGTGTAAAGAAGATTCTTTTGAGGATTTTTGCTCTGAAATAACTTTCATTTTATTTGCAGCAGCTATTGCTTTGTAACGATTTAATTCACGTTCTAAAATATCATGTCGTAATTTTTGGTTTCGTTCTTCTTCAAGTTCATCAATTCTTTTTTTAATTTCACCCATTTTTGCAAGTGCTATTTCTAATCGTCTATCTGCCTCGTCAAGTTGTTTTACTGACTCTGTCTTTTTCTCATCAAAATAAGATAAGCCGATTAAATCTTCAATGGTCTTTCTTTTTTCCTCTGATGTAAATTCAGAGATTCTAGTCACCGTTCCTTGTTGAACTGCATTAAGCTGCCCAAGTCCCGCATTAGCCATATCTAGCAAATCAAGAATATGACTTCGGTTGGTTTTCTTTTTGTTTAGATAGTAAGAGTTTTCACCATTTTCATCCATTTCTCTTGTAATTTCAACAAGATCTGAATCCACGGGAATTTTTCTATCAGAGTTATCAAAATGAACACTAGATCTTGCCATTTTAGGTCCACGGCGATTACCCTCAATATCATGAATTAATGAACGAAGTTTATCGACTCTCATCACTTTGGGTTTATTTTCACCCATTGCAAAAATTATGGCATCCAAAATGTTACTTTTACCAGATCCATTTGGACCAGAGATTGAAACAAGTCCGGGTTCGAATTGAACTGTAGTATTCTTAAAACCAAAGGATTTGAAACCAAAGATCTCTACTTTTTTAACATGAACCAATGACAACAATTTTGCATTAGATAGGATAATCGATGGTTAACAAGTTTAGTTGACATAATTGAGTAATTTTTCTTGTTTTGTTATCATATTTTTCGTAGCGGCTAGGCACCAAAACAAGTTGATTCGCAATGGCATAGTTTTTTGCCTTTTATCACAGGGAATTTAAAATTAGAATTAGGCATGACGTAGCCTATTTTTAATAAATTAAAAAGTGGTTTCAGGCTTTATCGGGCTTTCCCTTGAACACCTGAAGCACACAAACGATAGGACGGTGATAAAATAACTATAACAAAAAATGTCTTAACATCTTGTGTGTGTATTAAAGACAGACAGAAAATTTTTGAGGTTGAATATGATCTCTTAAAACATATTATTTGAAATAAATTATATCAAAGGAGTTGTGATAAATCCCACAATAGATCCGGCCATAAATAGGAATAAATTTTTTGAGAAGTTCATCGGATTCGAAAATAGTTTATAAAAATATCATAAATAATATCGATTGTTTGGATTAAACGATCATCATATGTAATAAGCAGATAGACGTCAAGTCTTCTAATTTATTGATTTTACAGCCACCTATAATTACCGATAATGAATCCTAATTTTATGGTCAAACTAGGGCTAATTCAAACAAAGTCTTATGATTCAAACGAAAAAGGAATTTCAAAAATATCGGAGATCTTAAAAAAACTAGGCAGAAAAGAGATAGAAATTGTATGCCTTCCAGAACAATGATTAAAGAACAATGAAATCATAGATTTTGATTTGGAATTTTTAGAATTTAAGAGAATTGCCAGAGATTTTTCAATGACAATTATACCTGGGGCATTTTATGAAATCAAAAAAAATACATCAATAATTTCGCCAATTATCGGTCCTGAGGGGGAATTTATTGGCAGGCAGGAAAAGATTCATCCATTTGATTATGAAAGAGATTATGTAAAGCCAGGAAAGGAGGCTAAAATATTCAATACTTCATGCAAATTTGGAGTAATTATCTGCTATGACATGGTTTTTCCTAATGTTGCCAATCTACTTACAAAGAAAGGGGCTCAAGTATTATTTTCACCCAGCAGAATTGTACGACGGGGAATCATTCCTTGGCAGATGTATGTTCAGGTTAGGGCATTGGAGAATAGAATACCTATTCTTGCTGCAAATGTAGAGAATAGAAAATATGGTGGAAGTAGTGTAATTGTGGATTTATCAGAGAACAACAAAGTCATAACAACAAAAATGACAAAGCTGAAAGGGGAAAGTCAAAAATTTAAAGAATTTTCACTAGATAAATACGAATCAAGTAGAAAAATTAGATTTTCAGATTCAAAAACATTTCAATAGTTAGTTGCCTGCAACAAACTTTTCACATTCAGCTTTTGCTTTAACATCGGAGGTTTGTTCAATCGGATGTTTCATCAAATAAGCACTTGCAGGCTTTATTGGACCACCAACACCCCTATCAAGTGCAATTCTAGCTAATCTAATTGCATCAATTACAATTCCAGCAGAGTTTGCTTTATCATCTACTTCTAAACGAACTTCCATGTTGTACGGAATATTTGCCCATTGACGACCTTCAATTCTCATAAACATTAACTTGGTATTTCCTAAGAATGGGATAAAGTCAGACGGACCAACATAGATTTGATCATCATCTAATCTATCTCTAAGTTGGCTTTGAACACTTTCTGTTTTAGAAATTCTTTTGGAAGCTAGTCTATCTTGTTCTTTCATATTTAGAAAGTCAGTATTTCCACCAACATTGATTTGGTAGGTTTTTTCAATTTTAGTTCCTCTGTCACTGCATAATTTTGCCAGTGTTCTATGTACAATAGTTGCACCAACTTGTCCCTTGATGTCATCGCCAATACATGGAATATTCTTTTCTTCAAACTTTTTTGCCCATTTTTCATCAGATGCTATGAATGATGGGATACAGTTAACAAAAGCAGTGTTAGTGTCAAGACAAATTTGAGCCCAAAATTCAGTAACTTTGTCTGAGCCTACAGGCAAGTAAGAGACGATAATTTCAACACCTAATTCTTTTATGACTTTTTTAACCTCATCAGCAATTTGTTCAGAGGTTTTATTGCTTTCAATAGGCTTAATTCTATTTTCTACCCAAACTCCAACACCATCTAAAATTGGACTTTCATAGACTTTGGCATCAGTTTTTGGCATTTCATCTTTAGGAATCCAATCTACCATGTTTGGAAATTCATAAATGGCTTCGTTGAGTAATTTCCCAACTTTGTTTTCACCAACATCAAATCCACAAACAAAATCAATATCATGAATACCATAACCGGCCAATTTATCATGAATAATTCCTGTAACTTCTTGAGAAGGGTTTTTACGATAATATTCTATTCCTTGTATTAATCCAGCAAAACAGTTACCAATCCCTACCAATCCAACTTTAATTCTATCAGCCATTTGAAAATTGGTGATATTAGACGGGTTTAAAGTTTTCTTAGTAGAAACAAAAACTGAAACGATAAAGGCAGAATTTTATACTTGCCATCGAGGAATAAAATATGGTAGTAGCAGGCAATTCAGTAAAGGATATTGAAATTGATTCTGATACAACGATTGAAAATATTTTTGAAGAATTATCAAAATCAGGAGGATTCGAATCAGTAAATCTTTCTGATGGCTTAGAAATCTTGACTGAGATGATTTCAGATAAACAGTGTCTTAGATTTGTATCATTTGTAGGAGCTGTTGTTTCTACGGGACTAAGAGGGATTATTAAAAATATGATCAAAAATAATTGGTTTGATGTTGCAATTACTACTTGCGGTGCACTTGATCATGATATTGCAAGACATTTTTCACATTACAAAGAAGGCTCATTTACAATGGATGATATGGAATTAGCAAATCAAAATATTCACAGATTAGGAAATGTATTGGTTCCAATGGATAGTTACGGTCCACTCATTGAAGAAAAGATGCAGTCATTTTTAGAAGAAGAGTATCAAAAAGGAGTAAAAGAAATGACTACTGCAGAGATTTGTAAAATGATTGGCAAACATTTAGGGGAAGATTCATTTCTTTATTGGGCACAAAAAAATAATGTAAGTGTAGTGGTTCCAGGAATAATGGATGGTGCTGTAGGGAGTCAAATTTGGCTTTTTGCACAAAAACACAGCGATTTCAAACTAAACTTGACGGGAGATGCAGATTTACTTTCAGGATATATTTTCAAGGCTGAAAAATCTGGAGCATTTATGATTGGTGGAGGAATTTCAAAGCATCACACATTATGGTGGAATCAGTACAGAGAAGGACTAGATTATGCATTTTACATTACAACTGCACAAGAATTTGATGGGAGTCTTAGTGGAGCATTAGTTAGAGAAGCAATTTCATGGGGAAAAGTCACACAAAAAGCTAAACAGTCAACACTACATGCAGAAGTAACCACTATCTTGCCATTTATTTATGCAGCATTAATCAGAAAATTACAAAAATAGTTTTAAAATTAGAAAAAGCCTATTATCTAATCACTACCAAGATAGTCTATTGACTTCTGAAATTAAAATTAAAGAACTAAAACCCATTAATTTGGAAGGTGGATATCTTATTGATGGATTCCCATCAGTGGGATTTAGTAGTGCGATTGCAACAGAATCAATGGTACACACATCAAATTTTGAAATAGCAGGAATTATTGATTCAGAAGGTTTTCCACCAATAAGCGTTGTAAAAAATGGGAAACCAAATTTTCCAATTAGGATTTTTGTAAATGAAGATCTAAAGATAGGAATTTTTTTATCATATCTAACTCTGGAACAATCTTTGCACAGAGTTGCAGCTAGAACAATGTTAGAATGGGCTAAAAAACACAAAATTGAATTGATTCTCAGCAGTGTTGCAGTAAAAGATCCTAATGGAGATGAAGAGATGATTGGGATTGGAAGTACCCAATCAGCTAGAGAAAAAATTAGAGATGCAGGATTAAAAGGATTAGAACATGGTACAGTTCCAGGCATACCTGGAGTTTTGTTAAATGAAGGAAGTATAATAAAACAAGATGTGGTGGTGATCGTTTTTCATACAAAGGGTGAAGGTCCGGATTTTAAATCAAGTGCAAATCTTTGTATGGCAATGTCAAAATTAATTCCAGGAGCTTCATGTAACATATCATTATTACAAAATGAGGCAGAAAAAGCTGAAGAAGTGATAAAAGAAGCACAAGTAGAGTCAAACCAGATCAAAGATTCAATGTATACATAGAATTTTTTCAATTAATGTTTAATTCAGTATTCAATTTCTTGTAATCAATAGATAATGGAACAGTTTTTAGAATTTGCAGTATTAGTAATAGCTATTTCAGCATCAGGAGTAATGGCACCAGGTCCACTTTTTGCAGCTAACATTTCATATGGATTAAGAGATGGTGCAAGATCAGGAATTAAGATGGCATTTGGCCATTCAATTGTAGAATTTCCATTAATAATATTATTAGGAATAGGAGTTTTTTCTTTAGAAATATTTCCGGAATTTAGAACAATAATTTCTATTTTAGGTGCAATCACACTTTTCATATTTGCAATCATTCAGATTAAAACAGTATTTTCAAGAAAAGAAATTTCAGAGATTAAACCAAAACAAGGTCCGCTAATTACAGGGATTTTGCTTAGTGCATTAAATCCATTTTTCATAATATGGTGGCTTACAATTGGGTTCAAATTAATTTCAGATGCAATGTTAATTTGGGCATTTGCAGGAATTATTATTTTATTTGGGTTACATATTTGGATGGATTTTACTTGGTTGGGAATAATTTCGTTTCTTGCTTCAAAAAGTTCAAAGATACTATCGAACAAAAACTACAAAGTTTTGATGGTTTCTCTGAGTTTAGTATTAGTATATTTTGGAATAGTATTCTTAACTGATGTAACATACTAACTACAATCCAAAATTTCAATTTGAGGCTCACATGAATCATTAAATGAATCAATTTTTTCAACAATTATTTCACAAAATTCAGGATCAAGTGATTCTTCATAGGAGGAAATATCATTTAGTATCAACATATGTTGAATACCACATGAATTTCCAGTAAAACTAAGAAGTGTGAGAATTATCGAAGTCAGTACTGCAAGTAGAATTAAATTTTTTAAACTAATTTTTTGAAATATCAATTTCCATTGTAGAAACATTTCGTTGTTTCCCATCTTGTGAAGTAAGAGAATCAGATGAAATTCTTACATCGCTAATCACATAACCCACTGAATCCATTCTTTTTACAATCATTTGAGACACATCAACTGCTTGTGTAATTCTTTTACCTCTAGCTTTTATCGTAACAGTAGGCCTAGTAGAAAGCTGTGTT is a genomic window containing:
- a CDS encoding carbon-nitrogen hydrolase family protein, translating into MEFLEFKRIARDFSMTIIPGAFYEIKKNTSIISPIIGPEGEFIGRQEKIHPFDYERDYVKPGKEAKIFNTSCKFGVIICYDMVFPNVANLLTKKGAQVLFSPSRIVRRGIIPWQMYVQVRALENRIPILAANVENRKYGGSSVIVDLSENNKVITTKMTKLKGESQKFKEFSLDKYESSRKIRFSDSKTFQ
- a CDS encoding inositol-3-phosphate synthase, translated to MADRIKVGLVGIGNCFAGLIQGIEYYRKNPSQEVTGIIHDKLAGYGIHDIDFVCGFDVGENKVGKLLNEAIYEFPNMVDWIPKDEMPKTDAKVYESPILDGVGVWVENRIKPIESNKTSEQIADEVKKVIKELGVEIIVSYLPVGSDKVTEFWAQICLDTNTAFVNCIPSFIASDEKWAKKFEEKNIPCIGDDIKGQVGATIVHRTLAKLCSDRGTKIEKTYQINVGGNTDFLNMKEQDRLASKRISKTESVQSQLRDRLDDDQIYVGPSDFIPFLGNTKLMFMRIEGRQWANIPYNMEVRLEVDDKANSAGIVIDAIRLARIALDRGVGGPIKPASAYLMKHPIEQTSDVKAKAECEKFVAGN
- a CDS encoding deoxyhypusine synthase, which encodes MVVAGNSVKDIEIDSDTTIENIFEELSKSGGFESVNLSDGLEILTEMISDKQCLRFVSFVGAVVSTGLRGIIKNMIKNNWFDVAITTCGALDHDIARHFSHYKEGSFTMDDMELANQNIHRLGNVLVPMDSYGPLIEEKMQSFLEEEYQKGVKEMTTAEICKMIGKHLGEDSFLYWAQKNNVSVVVPGIMDGAVGSQIWLFAQKHSDFKLNLTGDADLLSGYIFKAEKSGAFMIGGGISKHHTLWWNQYREGLDYAFYITTAQEFDGSLSGALVREAISWGKVTQKAKQSTLHAEVTTILPFIYAALIRKLQK
- a CDS encoding PAC2 family protein; the encoded protein is MTSEIKIKELKPINLEGGYLIDGFPSVGFSSAIATESMVHTSNFEIAGIIDSEGFPPISVVKNGKPNFPIRIFVNEDLKIGIFLSYLTLEQSLHRVAARTMLEWAKKHKIELILSSVAVKDPNGDEEMIGIGSTQSAREKIRDAGLKGLEHGTVPGIPGVLLNEGSIIKQDVVVIVFHTKGEGPDFKSSANLCMAMSKLIPGASCNISLLQNEAEKAEEVIKEAQVESNQIKDSMYT
- a CDS encoding LysE family transporter, yielding MEQFLEFAVLVIAISASGVMAPGPLFAANISYGLRDGARSGIKMAFGHSIVEFPLIILLGIGVFSLEIFPEFRTIISILGAITLFIFAIIQIKTVFSRKEISEIKPKQGPLITGILLSALNPFFIIWWLTIGFKLISDAMLIWAFAGIIILFGLHIWMDFTWLGIISFLASKSSKILSNKNYKVLMVSLSLVLVYFGIVFLTDVTY
- a CDS encoding DNA-binding protein, which produces MTYVSATLTQLSTRPTVTIKARGKRITQAVDVSQMIVKRMDSVGYVISDVRISSDSLTSQDGKQRNVSTMEIDISKN